ATGTAGAAGGTTTTATATTAACtctacttgtgttttcaaaagACCTGTTGAACTTCCTTGTTGCTATAGCCCTAGAAACTAGAGCGCTCAAGGTGAGGTGAATACATGATACAGTCCGCCCCCTAGGCAACGGCAAAGTAGTACTGCACTAGGGAGTTATGTATGGTATATTTGAATGGGatttttaaattttatttatTCACTACCGTTGCTCATTTAATCAAAAAAGTATCTCTCAATtacaagaatttgaaataaATGTTTTGCTGCCTGTAGGTTTTTCACGTTGTTATCGATCTATTAACTATGACCAGTTAAGTTTGTTGCAAATCCTGTTCTAATCTGTATCGTTAAAATAAATGCTAGTAAACCAAGGCCAATAGTCTCATCATCTGCGCGTAAAATCTCCTTAAATTGCATAAAGGCTACTCACCATCTTTGGACATCGGGCTGTCCAGCTCACGGTAAATCTGCCGCACCATCTCTGCAGTCTCTTCGTTGCTTTCGCTGTTAATGTCCCATAGCACCAGAACTGCCCGTCTACGAGCAAACTCCTTAGCGAAGAGCCGCCCGAGGCCACTTCCAGCCCCGGTGATCACGCACACCTGTCCTGTGACACTCTTTTCCTTTGGACGCACGACCCATTTCGCCCCAGCCGCTAGAAAAGCCCAGAGCACCTTCAATATGACCACGAAGAATTCAGCGATAATGATCATCATCTTAAATGCAATTTCCGACTAAAAACAAGTCAATGGAAATATTGGAACTAGAGAACGTTTCTACTGCGGTTTATACTGTTACCATAAGAGGTAGAATAAACTCAACCAGAAGCGAACTGGCAGTGTTGTGGTTTTAGACAAACTGTCTAAATTATCAGTGAAAAACGACCACAAACGATCTGAAAATGCTTTCTGTGTCTTGATAAAGAAAAGACAGTGACTTCAGAATGTCGCTTGAGTAGGCTACAGAATCAATCAATGCCAATCTCAAAAAAGCTTAAGTAACTTTGCTCAAAAAAAATTCGGTTGATGTCCGGAATCAGAAATTCAGGGATTCAGTGAGTTGCGAATAGCTGCCAGTGCTGCTCCCTTCTCTTACTGCGACGGTCAGTCCTCACTGATCTCAGCTCAACAGCTTCTCACTGCTTTTATTCAGTCCGCAGTCTGCCCGTCAATGATGGACCCAATAGGCTGAGACTTGAGCGCCTGACATAAGCAAGGGATCAGTCCGTCATCAGTAATTTGCAACAGCCTACCTCGACAACTAGCGTGTGGAACAGAGAAATTTGCATTGGTACAACGTTCTGTTACAGTGTGACATCTTTTCTGACCATTTCTGACCATCAGACCATTTCAAAAGCATAATAGTATATTggattttatcttttttttcccaCTGATGTAGGCTATTTTGAGTTTGAAACTTACTTCTAAATTTAGGAACATCGTATGTTATTTGCTCTGTGAAtatttgctgaaaatgtgctcataAGTTTACAAGCCTCACAGCTGTACACAAGTGAACTCGGAAAAAATCTGATGATATGATTGTAATATAGTAAATGATatagtaatatataatataGTAATAATATCGTAAATTCCGTGTCTGTGTAAACTtccatggcgaataaaccaaattatgattctgattctaatatCACCTGACACCACTTAATAGTAGGTTGGCCTAttcattacattttttatgaaaTACATGAGAAAATAAGTATCTCGCCACTGTTTTGTGATAAATACTAAAAAAGTAAATATACAATTGTTAAAATGAGTGATGTTTATAAAGTAGGCTGGGTCGTCCTATATCGCAATTTTACACATACAGTTTTTCATTTCACATGAAGCCGTTTTTCATAACACATAGGCTTGGCTATAGCGTATAATACGTCTTTACTATAAATATAATGAAAAAAATATTCCGTCCAAAAGGTCCCCAACGACACGCCACTGACCGAGTCACTAGTGAAACTAACAGGCGATCCAGGCAGTTCGACAGACAGCAATTGGGGGCCTAAACGTTTTAACTCACACATGCGCATGAAGATATTTCTCTTTCTCGGTGGATACAATGGCGGACGCAGAGTAAGTGATTCATGCTCCGCTAAAATCTAAGACCATCTATTAATTCAGTTGATATCACGCATAATCTGCATCCAATATAACATGATAAGTTTGTCTGTCACATAGTCGAGTTATTATTTTTTCAAAACATGCAATATAGTACACAAGAACATCAGATGGAAGAGGCTACCTTTCACGCCTAAGAAGCGCATTTCATTTCCACGTTTTTAGTGTACCGTCTGTTTCAAAGCGACTGataaaacatttgtattttgcacGTCTTTCGTGTTGGCTACAGGCTATAATTTTGTGTAGTCCTCATACAGTGTTACAATACCGAGACTCACGTTTCATACCTAGCTAGCTAAAATTAGCCGGGAAAGATGTTGCCGACTGCTAACTAGTTGTTTAAGGCATTGACATTGCTAAGCAAGGTTTTCAGGGTTGAGACAGTCGAGCTGTTGACGTGGTGTCATGGTTTCTGATGGTAAGCTGTGTATTGCTTTACTTTTGCAGGAAGAAGGTTCCGGCGGTCCCTGAGAGCCTTTTGAAAAGGCGAAAGGCCTACGCTACCATGAAGGCCATGCGCATCAAGAAGTTGCTGGCTGACAAAAAGGTACAGAAGCCTatgtaacattgtaaatgttagTTGAAGTGAATGGTAAGGAACTTGGCATCAGTGGAATGTAAGACTAGATTTTGTAGTAGTTGCTCTAACATGATTTTCTTTAACCAGTCTCGCAAAGTGACCAGGAAACTCATCTACAAGAGGGCTGAGAAGTATCACAAGGAGTACAGGGAGATGTACAGGCGTGAGATTCGCTTGTCCCGTACAGCCCGCAAAGTTGGAAACTACTATGTCCCAGCTGAGCCAAAACTGGCCTTTGTCATCAGAATCAGAGGGTGAGTCTAGTATTGCCAGTCTAGTGCCAATTAACTCTGCTTTGTGGTTAATGATGCTGAATCTTTTTTCCCCATCTTATCGACCATGGTGAAACAAATCTGAAAAATAAGCCAATTGATCTGAAACCACTCAGTTGTCACTTGTGTTCAGTGAAATTAGGATTGAATGGAGTCGTAACTGTTTGTGTCTTTTCCTCCCAGTATCAACGGAGTCAGCCCCAAGGTCCGCaaagtcctccagctcctccgtcTTCGCCAGATCTTCAACGGCGTGTTCGTCAAGCTGAACAAGGCTTCCATCAACATGTTGAGGATTGCTGAGCCTTACATTGCTTGGGGGTAAAGTGAACTTTACTGTTGTGTGAGACAAGATTGGCAATGATGATGGTACCTCGTTGAAGTTGTAGTACGCACTGATCAGAGTTAAGTGTTGGTGTGGTTAATGATGCTGAATCTTTTTTCCCCATCTTATCGACCATGGTGAGAAATCTGAAAATTTAAGCCAATTTGTCTGAAACCACATCATGCACACCGTGCTGAATAAATAgaaggcagtgtggaaacatcAGTAGCCTTTTGTAATCTTATGACGGGTTTGAAGTTGTTGGGTGATCCTGTCCCAGACTGAATAGATCCTGGATGAGGACCTATATTGATAAGCTGTCATACAACTGAATGCAACGTTTGTGAGCTTGTGCTGCCCCTGACGTAACCATGTGACCTGTGTCTCAGGTACCCCAACCTGAAGTCTGTGCGTGAGTTGATCTACAAGCGTGGTCATGGCAGGATGACAAAGCAGCGCATTGCTCTCACTGACAACGCGCTGGTGGAGAAGGCTCTCGGTATGGATGCTTCACACTGTTCTTGTACATTGTACAGGACTATGGGGACTCTACTTACACATTTTGGTCTTGGAGTAACACTTTGGAGGGGCGGGGGTGTGTGCAATCAAAGGGTGTGGAGCTCTAACCACTGAAGTGGGTAAATGTTCCATCTGGTGAAGAGGACCATGTGTTATCAGAAGTCTTGAGATGTCCATGTGTGTCAACATGCATTTCGTTCAACTCAAGTATCACTAAACTGGCAATGCATGATTTTTCTTCTCAGGCAAATACGGCATCATCTGTGTTGAGGACCTGATCCATGAGATCTACACAGTTGGTAAGAACTTCAAGCCCGCCAACAACTTCCTGTGGCCCTTCAAGCTGTCGTCCCCCCGTGGTGGCATGAACAAGAAGACCACTCACTTTGTGGAAGGAGGAGATGCCGGGAACAGGGAGGACCAGATCAACAGACTCGTCAGGAGGATGAACTAGGCCATGGTGAGAAGGGAGCTCACCAGAATTGTAAAGGGATTGTTCCATCAAAATGGATATGTAGCTTGTAGTAGTCCAGGATGGATTTCTGTATTTTGTTGTCATCATACTATGCATTTTTTGCCTCAAGATGAGCCAGCATGCCATGTGCTAATTGTGACCACATTTTGTGTGTTATTTTTGCTTTCacttaaaacaaatattttttcctTACAGAATTTTCACGGATTTCTGATGTCtggaataaaacatttaaagaaaCCCATGTATGTGTCTTGTTTGTCTATAAAGGTGACATGATTCAAGTACTGGTAGTTTGTGTTCTTCAAACTCATAGCCATTCCCTCATGTTATGTTAAATGACAGTGGTGCCATCTAGTGTGTGTTACTGGAAGTCCAGTTGGACCATGTGAAAATATTTAATAGAGAATTTTATTGTGTACATTTGGTTCTACACACAAAGTTCTCAAGCCTATGTCTGTATACTAGTGGTAAGGCGTGCACCATGGACATACGTGTATAATAACTTACTGCCTGTTTACCTAGTAACCAGTTATTGACCTAGTTTGCATCCATTTTTTAAAATTGAGCCTGGAATTACCAGTGCAAAATTTAGATCGACAACATGGTCAACTAATTCAGTTCTTTACCATTTCCACAAAGAAATACGTTCTGATATGCTGTGGAGTATGTGTAGTCTGTTGTCATAGCAACAGTATGACATTCGGTAGTGGACGCCTAGCTAGCGGGCAAACAGCGTATAGTTTAGTATAGGTCCATTTAGGTGAATATGAACGCTCATTGGCTATTTGGATCTTGATAACCTGATAGGCAGCAATGTATAGCTTCACTAGCCCAAAGCTGTTAACAGGAGGGTCGCTATCTACCGACGGTGACAAGGTCTATTCAGAGGCCAGCCTGCGGTGCACGCTGCCCGGTCCACTTGCTGCGGTCGACCACTCTCTTAGTTCAACTTTCGGAGCCCGCTCAAGTATGAGAATACCTGCAGGAAGACCGCCCGGAGTCAAGCCAAACAATCAGTCATTCAGGAGAAAGTGCCTTGGAATTCAGGACAGTAAGTAAGCAGGGCGTGCTGGCATTATTGATGTGATTATTGGGGTGTTGTTGATGCagtgaaacaagctactgtatacCACCGCTACCGTGAATGGTATTCATTCACATCATGGCCACGTATATTGCCCGCTGTTGTATCAACTGTACCCATTTGAATTGTAGGTTCAAGGAACGGAAAAACACTGGATTACAACTGTATATTAGAGGGGTGAGCAAATCTACATGAGACACTGGAGGGAAACGATCCCAATGATGTCTCCATTTGTTCATTTTATTGTTCTGATGTGTTTGGAATACTCAGGTCAACTTTCATAGGGAGAGCTGGCACCTCTTTAGCCAGATTGGATTCAGATAACAATGGCGAGACTCCCGCCTGTGGGAGACACTTTCTGTTTGATAAGAAGTGGAAAAATGACGACATGTGTCCCAAGTATGAATTAAAAGGTTTGTATCTCACTTATGCATTATCGTCTCATTTAGATGCTGCAGTGTGTATAAAATTGCTGTGTCACAAGGATGTGCGCGCTTCATACGTAACAACAATGTCTTCTCAAATGCTGCCACTAGATGGCACTCTCATCACATTGCAATTTAGGCAGCCATCCTAAACACAGCACATGCACCCTAAATACACAACCTGTATTTCCCCTAGTTAATGTTCTTGTCTAGGGTCCTTCCAAAAGCCCGCCCAAACGCATGCTTCTGAAACAGCTTTTTAATGACTTAACTTATCTTTAGTTAGCGACAACTCCGATTCTATAGGCTCTTATTCCTAAATCAGAAATATGTGATGTACAACCCGTACAAACGTAACTACCTCAGTAAACACATCTTAGATAGTAGGTCACATCCTTCTCTTGTGGTCTGCCTCCAGACGAGAGGTTCCTGAGATCCAGTGGGGCTATCCCCCCCCTGCCACGGGACTACCAGGTGCACAGGTCTGGCAACCTCAACCGATACTCCTGCCTCAAGGAGAGGTCCCTCGGCCCCAGTCGGCCCCTCACCCTTGGGTAAGCAGCCCATTATGATTAGTTTGGCCTTTCCATCAAGCAAGCGGCTCCCAACTGTACTGTCCATAATATAACTCACTCGGAGCACTGTGTAAGATTAACAGTTTGATTGTGTCAATGGACAGtggaagaaaagaagagaggcaAACTTCCACAGCCTGGTAGAAATGTACAGGACTTTTCCCTGAATCTGACAGTTGTTTGAACTTCCAGATAATGACTTCTGTGGattagttttgtgtgtgtgtgtgtgtgtgtgggcaaatTGTTCTTATATAAGCAATAGATAAATATATTGTTCTGCTTCTCCCTAACAGATGCTATGAGGGATATGATCTTACTTCTGGTCCAGCCATTTTATTACCATCTGCCATCTCACTGACTGGGAGACACTCATTATCCATAGATGGCTGCAAACACAGGTAGAAGTATAATACCCTTACTGTGTTTTTCATTTGCACATAAATTGGTCCTATTCTGTTAGTAACCATTTGCCCTTTTCATTCTTTCCTCACAGACCAAGAGTCGGAAATCGAACTTGCAGCTTATTCACCATAGGAGCTCATCAGAAAAGTAAGCATTGCCTGACCTCATGAACCCCCTGCTAAACATCTGCCCTGACATGTGGTGTTGGATGTGGGCTTAACCTGTTTGAGCAAACACCTCTGTGCAGCAGAAGGTAGAAGTGTATGCTCTGGTTCAGAAGGAATCCTGCATGTTTACATGTTacattttattacatttacatttagtcatttagcagacgctcttatccagagcgacttacagtaagtacagggacattcccccgaggcaagtagggtgaagtgccttgcccaaggacacaacgtcagttggcatgaccgggaatcgaactggcaacgttcggattactagcccgattccctcaccgctcagccacctgactccatttagcagatgcttttgttcaaagcaacatacagatTGTCCATATAGAAAGTatagcagaagatcaaggatcagaagggcATAATCCTACAGTATTTTGGTAGTCAGTCAAGGAACAGTATGTTGAATATGTTCAGGTGCAAATGAAATTGATTTAGAACTAACAAACAAAAGTTCCCCTAGAGTTCTCCACAGCTCAGTTGTACTCATTGCAAACGTTCCATAATGTACGCTAACTTAAACCTTACTTTTTTATTCCCTGTTcaacctgaccacacagccaAGTCAGCATTTTAGCTGTCTATCTCTATTGTTTTACAGACACATTTTGCCTGGCCCTTTTTACAGATGGATATTACTGCTACAGGTGTATTTGATGCGTGCTGCCCTGGTGTCTGAAGGTGTTCTCTCTGCGTTTCTACCAGCCCAGACATACCCAGACCCAGTGAGCGGAGCATCCGCCTCGTTTATCCAGCGCCTGTCAGAGATCTCCTATCTGGAGGGGGAGACGATCCGACAAGAGAAGATCAAGAAGCTGAAGAAAAGCAGAAAACAGGATTCCTGACCCGAACCCACACACAGTGGGTCAGGTGTCATTCTGAACCCACACTCAGTGCCAAAGCCCTgtgaacaaaataaaacaatttctaGGAAACCAAGGTGGTTGTTTTGCTGTTGTAGCTAATGTACCTTAATAGGTTGTTGCCGCCATGATTTATGAGTATGCTGTTCAAGGTTGAAAATGGATTCCAGGACAGTTCTTCTTTTGTGTCTGGTCATCTGTCTTCCGTTGATTACATGACATGAAATGATCAACTCTGTGATGAGGTGAACTCTTTCGGTTAAGTGTTACTACATACTTTAATGTATGGTTTGGTTTGGTCAGtgttgatttaaaaaaatttaAATGTTGACTGGTGTTTTCTGTAATGTCAGATAGTATTGGGACAAACAATTGAGTTTTTGAATATAATTAACTTACAAAAGAAGTATAGCttcaaatgttgttttttttgttcagaAATTAAGTAGTGCATGTGAAAGTGTCATGTCCAAAGTCTtcctgaaaataaattatgtatttttttgcAACTTGTCTGTGTCTATCACCAGGAAAACCGATTAACTTTGCGTCCATGCATTTCAGTTAGATTAGCAAAATAATCTCAGTGTCAAACTTCTGCATTCCATATCCACAGTAAGGACACCAGCTTCTTTCCTCAGGGGCATGGAATGTGCTCTTTTCCCACCAACACCCTGTGAATACTCTGCCTTCTAATCACACttacaaaacaagtgaaagttTACTGAAGGATTTCTAAGAACTTGTTCACAAAATACAGTGACGATAAGTAGACTTTTCTTGAATAGACTTATTTATTTCTGCAACAAGGATAAATattaaacagaaatgtacatCTTACCGTTTATtaagggtgggaatcttttggtacctcacgattcgattattGGGGTCACGATTTGATTTTTTCGATTTTTAAACAAATTtatagaagactgaatcgtgaTTCATATGTGAAGTGTTTTTCCCCCCAGTCCTAGTACTTACTGCTTCATGAAAGGAAATGAGGTAACTAATGTATTTGCTTTATCTTTTCTGTTCTGCTTTATCtattcattgaaataaaaatatatttcataatttctttgatttgaatatgTTTTTGGTAATGtgtcgtgtaggtcttaaatttcaatctttatggtcttaaaatgtcttaaaaaggtcttaaatttgactgaaCCCAAGTACATTGTTGCTTTGCAATCACAGTGGGACATTTTGAGTACCTAAACAGTGTCGATCATTGTCTTGAACAATGGGGGCACTGATAGTCTATTGTATCACTTTTGAGCTGGGTGAATTTGGTCGAGACAGATGTGGCAAACAAGAGTGTCGGTAAGCAGGACTGGGAACATGATAGAGTGATGACTATATTATGACATAAATTATATATGATTAATTTGAGTGATTAAAGATATTAAGCTGATTGGCCTTTAACAACTGCAGATGTatgaatgagggaggggggttgggagggagggagggtatttGACAGTCATGAAGATTCCAGAACCTGCACCTGGCATCAGTGTAGACACAGACATGACCTGAGGACTTGAGGTGCTGAAATAGATAGTGATTACTGAAGCACAAACACTATACAAAGTCCTGTCAGTGAGTCAGACAGATCTCTCTCTAGAAGAGCGATGAGAGAGGGACTGTGTTTAGTCCAGGATAAAGCTAATGTCTATATGTCAATACAATCAAATAGCAACACGGAATCATCAATCCAGGCTGATTTTGTAGGTTGCCCTTTCATTTGCTGTCTCTTTATACTTCATATTTTACTTGGATAAAGATCGGTGTGTCTGAGACGAAGGCAAACAAAGGCATACTGTTACATATTCAGGGTGGAGCAATTATGGTTGACCCCCTCACGTGCATCAACTCTCCAATAAAGTCAGTTTCTGCTTGGCATCATGACAAGGCACATAGAATGGATGTCTCATTCAGATACAGAGATGGggtattacactgttgttacactgttgttacactgttgttacactgttgttatgtTGTTcatacactgttgttacactgttgttacactgttgttacactgttgttacactgttattatgttgttcatACACTgttgttaatacactgttgttTCACTATCATTACACTttgattacactgttgttacacagatacacaaactgTCTGACACAGCTCAGTTTTGCTTTAGTCCAATTATAAATGAGGAAAGAGTGAGATAAATCCTTTTGGAAAAATCAAGGGATTTAACTAGCTTTCTTACTGTGACTAATATCAATTATCTCACAGACTGGGAGATGAAATATTCTAAAACAGATTGTATTGGTGGTGTTTGAATGGTAGATTTCAACTTACATTTCAAGTTTCATTTGAGTTTGGTTAATGTCAGTCTCTGCTCCTGTCctgtaaggtgtgtgtttcagggccaCGCTCTGACCTAGAAACAGAGAGCCACCCCCTTATTCAGACAGAGTGAAGGGGCTGGATTCACTCTCAAGTGGAGTCtgggtctctctgctctcactgGGGTCACCCGTCCTTTCATGTGTAGTCAAACAAA
Above is a genomic segment from Osmerus mordax isolate fOsmMor3 chromosome 15, fOsmMor3.pri, whole genome shotgun sequence containing:
- the si:ch211-171b20.3 gene encoding uncharacterized protein si:ch211-171b20.3 isoform X1, translating into MRIPAGRPPGVKPNNQSFRRKCLGIQDSSRNGKTLDYNCILEGSTFIGRAGTSLARLDSDNNGETPACGRHFLFDKKWKNDDMCPKYELKDERFLRSSGAIPPLPRDYQVHRSGNLNRYSCLKERSLGPSRPLTLGCYEGYDLTSGPAILLPSAISLTGRHSLSIDGCKHRPRVGNRTCSLFTIGAHQKTQTYPDPVSGASASFIQRLSEISYLEGETIRQEKIKKLKKSRKQDS
- the si:ch211-171b20.3 gene encoding uncharacterized protein si:ch211-171b20.3 isoform X2 translates to MRIPAGRPPGVKPNNQSFRRKCLGIQDSSRNGKTLDYNCILEGSTFIGRAGTSLARLDSDNNGETPACGRHFLFDKKWKNDDMCPKYELKDERFLRSSGAIPPLPRDYQVHRSGNLNRYSCLKERSLGPSRPLTLGCYEGYDLTSGPAILLPSAISLTGRHSLSIDGCKHRPRVGNRTCSLFTIGAHQKNGYYCYRCI
- the rpl7 gene encoding 60S ribosomal protein L7 — translated: MADAEKKVPAVPESLLKRRKAYATMKAMRIKKLLADKKSRKVTRKLIYKRAEKYHKEYREMYRREIRLSRTARKVGNYYVPAEPKLAFVIRIRGINGVSPKVRKVLQLLRLRQIFNGVFVKLNKASINMLRIAEPYIAWGYPNLKSVRELIYKRGHGRMTKQRIALTDNALVEKALGKYGIICVEDLIHEIYTVGKNFKPANNFLWPFKLSSPRGGMNKKTTHFVEGGDAGNREDQINRLVRRMN